A genomic window from Aphelocoma coerulescens isolate FSJ_1873_10779 unplaced genomic scaffold, UR_Acoe_1.0 HiC_scaffold_140, whole genome shotgun sequence includes:
- the VARS1 gene encoding LOW QUALITY PROTEIN: valine--tRNA ligase (The sequence of the model RefSeq protein was modified relative to this genomic sequence to represent the inferred CDS: deleted 1 base in 1 codon), with amino-acid sequence MSPWPAPCWPRSHRCWMPPPVPRSRRSLAGSWAVSGFPSSGQSWGTCGSAEGRAPRPPPPGPPRSNPRGSPGVLVRGGRARPRPPPAKSAAQLKKEAKKREKLEKFQQKQEKNRELQAQAQAKAKPSRARRELQGLRYETPTPPGCKKDVGGPLPESYSPAYVEAAWYSWWEKEGFFRPECGRSLDTPNPRGVFVMCLPPPNVTGTLHLGHALTVAIQDTLTRWHRMRGLTTLWAPGCDHAGIATQVVVERRLLRSRGVTRHQLGRDAFLGEVWRWKEEKGDRIYQQLRRLGASMDWERACFTMDPKMSRAVTEAFVRLHEQGLIYRSRRIVHWSCTLRSAISDIEVEKRELGGRTLLRVPGYEEPVEFGVLVAFAYPLEGAGEGEDAEVVVATTRLETMLGDEAVAVHPEDPRYQHLRGRHVLHPFTGRRLPVLHDAFVDPQFGTGAVKITPAHDATDFEVGQRHGLGGATVIGEDGTMVNVPAPFQGMPRFKARSALLETLKERGLFRGVSENPMVVPICSRSKDVLEPRAVPQWFVRCQGLAGAAAAAVRRGDLRLHPASHARTWFSWMDNIRDWCISRQLWWGHRIPAYFVTINDPRVPPGQDEDDRFWVSGHSEDEARAKAAAAFGVSPELVSLRQDEDVLDTWFSSGLFPFSIFGWPEPTPDLERFYPGSLLETGHDILFFWVARMVMLGLALTGRLPFREVYLHAIVRDAHGRKMSKSLGNVIDPLDVIAGVSLQELHQQLESSNLDPAELERAREGQKRDFPEGIPECGTDALRFALCAYTAQGRDINLDVGRVLGYRHFCNKVWNGARFVLRALGEGYRPPPAPQEGSGGPQGALAERWVRSRLSRAVQGCGAALGGFDFPGATTAVHGFWVYELCDVYLECVKPVLARAAPAQPGGVPGGPEGEGHDGDGDEDEERGDVEAVRDTLLTCLDAGLRLLAPFMPFLAEELWQRLPPRAPPAPPSICLAPFPEPEQFCWQDEEAEATMEFVLGIVRALRSLRAAHGLTRQRPPCFLQCPDPAWGSRARRCRGLLRTLGGVGAVRLLGGGEGPPQGCAVAVASDRCTVHLLLKGVVDPPKELSRLGGRREELEKALERLRERRGGPGYAQKVPPHVQEADAAKLTQLESELRNVLEAEELMRRML; translated from the exons ATGTCACCGTGGCCTGCGCCCTGCTGGCCCCGTTCACACAG GTGCTGGATGCCCCCTCCCGTGCCCCGTTCCCGGCGGTCACTCGCTGGTTCCTGGGCTGTGTCCGGCTTCCCGAGTTccgggcagagctgggggacgtGCGGCTCTGCGGAGGGGAGGGCCCCACGCCcgccccccccgggacccccg AGGAGCAACCccagggggtccccaggggtccTGGTCCGggggggccgggccaggccgaGACCCCCCCCCGCCAAGAGCGCGGCGCAGCTGAAGAAGGAGGCGAAGAAACGGGAGAAACTGGAGAAATTCCAgcagaaacaggagaaaaaccGGGAGCTGCAG gCCCAAGCTCAGGCCAAGGCCAAGCCCAGCCGGGCCCGGcgggagctgcaggggctgcgCTATgagacccccaccccccccggcTGCAAGAAGG atGTGGGGGGGCCCCTCCCCGAGAGCTACAGCCCTGCCTACGTGGAGGCGGCCTGGTACAGCTGGTGGGAGAAGGAGGGGTTCTTCCGGCCGGAGTGTGGG CGCTCCCTGGACACCCCCAACCCCCGGGGGGTGTTCGTGATgtgcctccccccccccaacgTGACGGGGACGCTGCACCTGGGCCATGCCCTGACCGTGGCCATCCAGGATACGCTGACCCGCtg GCACCGGATGCGGGGACTGACCACGCTGTGGGCGCCGGGCTGTGACCACGCCGGCATCGCCACCCAGGTGGTCGTGGAGCGGCGCCTGCTGCGCTCCCGAGGGGTCACTCGGCACCAGCTCGGCCGCGACGCCTTCCTGGGGGAGGTGTGGCGCTGGAAGGAGga GAAGGGCGACCGCATTTACCAGCAGCTGCGGCGCCTCGGAGCCTCCATGGACTGGGAGCGCGCCTGTTTCACCATGGACCCC AAAATGAGCCGGGCGGTGACCGAGGCCTTCGTGAGGCTGCACGAGCAGGGCCTGATCTACCGGAGCCGCCGCATCgtgcactggagctgcaccctgCGCTCGGCCATCTCCGACATCGAG gtggaGAAGCGGGAGCTGGGGGGCCGCACCCTCCTGCGGGTGCCGGGCTATGAGGAGCCAGTGGAGTTCGGGGTCCTGGTGGCCTTCGCATACCCCCTGGAGGGGGCCG gggagggggaggatgcCGAGGTCGTGGTGGCCACGACGCGTCTGGAGACGATGCTGGGGGACGAGGCCGTGGCCGTGCACCCCGAGGACCCCCGGTACCAg CACCTGCGGGGCCGCCATGTCCTGCACCCGTTCACGGGGCGGCGCCTGCCCGTGCTGCACGACGCCTTCGTGGACCCCCAGTTCGGCACcg gcGCTGTTAAGATCACCCCCGCCCACGACGCCACGGACTTCGAGGTGGGGCAGCGGCATGGGCTGGGCGGGGCCACGGTCATCGGCGAGGACGGCACCATGGTCAACGTCCCCGCGCCCTTCCAG GGGATGCCGCGGTTCAAGGCCCGCTCGGCGCTGCTGGAGACCCTCAAGGAGCGGGGGCTGTTCCGGGGGGTCAGCGAGAACCCCATGGTGGTGCCCATCTGCAG CCGCTCCAAGGACGTGCTGGAGCCTCGGGCTGTCCCGCAGTGGTTCGTGCGCtgccagggcctggccggggccgcggcggccGCCGTGCGCAGGGGGGACCTGCGGCTGCACCCGGCCAGCCACGCCCGCACCTGGTTCAGCTGGATGGACAAcatcag GGACTGGTGCATCTCCCGGCAGCTCTGGTGGGGCCACCGCATCCCCGCCTACTTCGTCACCATAAACGACCCCCGAGTGCCCCCTGGCCAG gatgAGGACGATCGGTTCTGGGTCAGCGGCCACTCCGAGGACGAGGCTCGGGCCAAAGCGGCCGCAGCCTTTGGGGTCTCCCCGGAACTGGTCAGCCTGAGGCAAG ACGAGGACGTCCTGGACACCTGGTTCTCCTCTGGCctcttccccttctccatcTTCGGGTGGCCTGAGCCG ACCCCCGACCTGGAGCGGTTCTACCCGGGGTCGCTGCTGGAGACCGGACACGACATCCTCTTCTTCTGGGTGGCCAGGATGGTGATGCTGGGGCTGGCGCTGACCGGGCGGCTGCCCTTCCGCGAG gtgtaCCTCCACGCCATTGTCCGCGACGCCCACGGGCGCAAGATGAGCAAATCCCTGGGGAACGTCATCGACCCCCTGGATGTCATCGCGGGGGTGTCGCTGCAG gagctgcaccagcagctggagagcagcaacCTGGACCCTGCGGAGCTGGAGCGTGCCCGGGAGGGGCAG AAACGGGACTTCCCCGAGGGAATCCCCGAGTGCGGCACGGACGCGCTTCGCTTCGCTCTCTGCGCCTACACGGCCCAGG GCCGGGACATCAACCTGGACGTGGGGCGGGTTTTGGGGTACCGGCACTTCTGTAACAAGGTCTGGAACGGGGCCCGCTTCGTGCTGCGGGCGCTGGGAGAGGGGTAccggcccccccccgccccacag gagggctccgggggtccccagggggctCTGGCCGAGCGCTGGGTGCGGAGCCGCCTCAGCCGGGCCGtgcagggctgcggggccgcccTGGGGGGCTTCGACTTCCCGGGGGCCACCACGGCCGTGCACGGCTTCTGGGTGTACGAGCTGTGCGACGTCTACCTG gaGTGTGTGAAGCCAGTGCTGGCCCGAGCAGCCCCCGCCCAgcccgggggggtcccagggggtccggAGGGGGAGGGGCACGACGGGGACGGCgatgaggacgaggagagag GTGACGTGGAGGCCGTCAGGGACACGCTGCTGACCTGCCTGGACGCGGGGCTGCGGCTCCTCGCCCCCTTCATGCCCTTCCTGGCCGAGGAGCTCTGGCAGCGGctgcccccccgcgcc ccccccgcgccccccagCATCTGCCTGGCCCCCTTCCCCGAGCCCGAGCAG TTCTGCTGGCAGGATGAGGAGGCCGAGGCCACCATGGAGTTCGTCCTGGGAATCGTCCGGGCGCTGCGGAGCCTGCGGGCAGCGCACGGGCTGACCCGCCAGAGACCCCCCT GTTTCCTGCAGTGCCCCGACCctgcctgggggtcccgggccCGGCGCTGCCGGGGGCTCCTGCGGACGCTGGGGGGGGTCGGGGCGGTGCGGCTGCTGGGGGGAGGCGAGGGGCCCCCCCAGGGCTGCGCCGTGGCCGTGGCCTCCGACCGCTGCACCGTCCACCTGCTGCTCAAG GGCGTCGTGGACCCCCCCAAGGAGCTGTCCCGGCTGGGGGGGCGgcgggaggagctggagaaggccCTGGAGCggctgcgggagcggcgggggggCCCCGGGTACGCCCAGAAGGTGCCCCCCCATGTGCAGGAGGCCGACGCGGCCAAG CTGACCCAGCTGGAGTCGGAGCTGCGGAACGTTCTGGAAGCCGAGGAGCTGATGAGGAGAATGCTGTGA